In Solanum pennellii chromosome 3, SPENNV200, a single window of DNA contains:
- the LOC107015114 gene encoding protein NRT1/ PTR FAMILY 1.2-like isoform X1 — protein MKEEMAEYVPLSQMEDSEKQNSSLIPIKSRKKGGLITIPFIIANEALESVASYGLLPNMTFYLMREYRMDITTTQNLLFFWSAATNFLPIVGAVVADSYLGRFLTIGLGSIFSFMVTVKSTTEAWPMGTVVLWLTAMIPRARPPPCNQSGQACKSTTTSQYMLLVFSFLLMSIGAGGIRSSSLAFGANQLDKGDNNPNKYKMMESFFTWYYTLCVASVLIALTGIVYLQDRLGWKVGFGVPAILMFLSALSFYLASPFYIKPKVRSNVFASFIQVIVVACKNRELHYPNQNSDYHHKNGSGHQVPTEKLRFLNKACIIKRPEDVKPNGVAANPWNLCTVEQVEELKALIRVLPLWSTGIMISINMSQSSFPLLQAQSMDRHLTKGFEIPAGSFGMFMMIALTIWVFLYDRVMLPLASKIKGRPVRLKPIVRMGIGIFVSCMSMVVSGIIEHVRRRKAIYQGLLNNSQGLVEMSALWLIIPNCLNGIAEAFSSIGSTEFYYSELPRSMSSIASALLGLGMAVASLLASVILSAADKYTKGEGKESWVSSNINKGHYEYYYWFLALLTAFNLIYFVACCWHYGTSVEVDITIKMMELSDDDD, from the exons ATGAAGGAAGAGATGGCAGAGTATGTTCCTCTATCTCAAATGGAGGATTCAGAGAAGCAAAATTCTTCTCTGATTCCAattaaaagtagaaaaaagGGTGGATTAATTACCATTCCTTTTATCATAG CAAATGAAGCACTGGAGAGTGTGGCGAGCTATGGGCTTTTACCAAATATGACATTTTATCTGATGAGAGAATACAGGATGGACATTACTACAACTCAAAATCTTCTATTTTTCTGGTCAGCTGCTACCAATTTTTTGCCTATTGTTGGAGCTGTTGTTGCTGATTCATATTTAGGTCGGTTCCTCACTATTGGCCTTGGTTCCATCTTCAGTTTCATG GTCACTGTAAAATCAACCACGGAAGCTTGGCCGATG GGAACTGTAGTGTTGTGGTTAACAGCAATGATTCCGAGAGCAAGGCCTCCGCCTTGTAATCAATCAGGACAGGCTTGTAAATCTACAACGACATCACAATACATGCTCTTGGTTTTCTCATTTCTGCTCATGTCAATTGGTGCTGGAGGTATAAGATCGTCTTCTTTAGCATTTGGTGCTAACCAGTTAGACAAGGGAGATAATAATCCCAACAAGTATAAGATGATGGAGAGCTTCTTTACCTGGTATTATACTTTATGCGTAGCTTCTGTTTTGATTGCCCTGACGGGCATCGTTTACCTACAAGACAGACTGGGGTGGAAAGTAGGTTTTGGAGTTCCTGCCATCCTCATGTTCTTATCCGCTCTGTCTTTCTACCTTGCCTCTCCATTTTATATCAAGCCAAAGGTTCGCTCAAATGTGTTTGCCAGCTTTATACAAGTAATTGTCGTTGCCTGCAAGAATAGGGAACTACATTACCCCAATCAGAACTCTGATTATCATCACAAGAATGGTTCAGGACATCAAGTGCCAACGGAGAAATTGAGATTCTTAAACAAAGCTTGCATCATTAAAAGACCTGAAGATGTTAAGCCAAATGGAGTTGCAGCCAATCCATGGAACCTTTGCACAGTGGAGCAAGTTGAGGAGCTAAAAGCCCTCATTAGAGTCTTGCCATTGTGGTCAACGGGGATCATGATATCAATAAACATGAGCCAAAGTTCATTCCCTTTATTACAAGCTCAATCCATGGATAGACATCTAACTAAAGGGTTTGAAATTCCAGCAGGATCATTTGGGATGTTTATGATGATTGCATTAACAATTTGGGTTTTTCTCTATGACCGAGTGATGCTTCCATTGGCATCAAAGATAAAAGGAAGACCAGTTCGTCTAAAACCTATAGTCAGAATGGGAATTGGCATATTTGTCTCTTGCATGTCCATGGTAGTCTCTGGTATTATTGAACATGTTCGACGAAGAAAAGCAATCTATCAAGGGCTGTTGAACAACTCGCAGGGTTTGGTGGAGATGTCAGCATTGTGGCTCATAATACCAAACTGTTTAAATGGGATAGCAGAGGCATTCAGCTCGATCGGCTCCACAGAGTTCTATTATTCGGAGTTACCAAGGAGTATGTCAAGTATTGCATCAGCTCTTTTAGGATTGGGAATGGCAGTGGCAAGTCTTTTAGCAAGTGTGATTTTGAGTGCTGCGGATAAGTACACCAAAGGAGAAGGGAAAGAAAGTTGGGTTTCAAGCAATATCAACAAGGGACACTATGAGTATTACTACTGGTTTCTTGCTCTATTGACAGCTTTCAATCTGATTTATTTTGTGGCTTGTTGCTGGCATTATGGAACCTCTGTTGAAGTTGACATCACTATCAAAATGATGGAGCTTAGTGATGATGATGACTGA
- the LOC107015114 gene encoding protein NRT1/ PTR FAMILY 1.2-like isoform X2: MKEEMAEYVPLSQMEDSEKQNSSLIPIKSRKKGGLITIPFIIANEALESVASYGLLPNMTFYLMREYRMDITTTQNLLFFWSAATNFLPIVGAVVADSYLGRFLTIGLGSIFSFMGTVVLWLTAMIPRARPPPCNQSGQACKSTTTSQYMLLVFSFLLMSIGAGGIRSSSLAFGANQLDKGDNNPNKYKMMESFFTWYYTLCVASVLIALTGIVYLQDRLGWKVGFGVPAILMFLSALSFYLASPFYIKPKVRSNVFASFIQVIVVACKNRELHYPNQNSDYHHKNGSGHQVPTEKLRFLNKACIIKRPEDVKPNGVAANPWNLCTVEQVEELKALIRVLPLWSTGIMISINMSQSSFPLLQAQSMDRHLTKGFEIPAGSFGMFMMIALTIWVFLYDRVMLPLASKIKGRPVRLKPIVRMGIGIFVSCMSMVVSGIIEHVRRRKAIYQGLLNNSQGLVEMSALWLIIPNCLNGIAEAFSSIGSTEFYYSELPRSMSSIASALLGLGMAVASLLASVILSAADKYTKGEGKESWVSSNINKGHYEYYYWFLALLTAFNLIYFVACCWHYGTSVEVDITIKMMELSDDDD, encoded by the exons ATGAAGGAAGAGATGGCAGAGTATGTTCCTCTATCTCAAATGGAGGATTCAGAGAAGCAAAATTCTTCTCTGATTCCAattaaaagtagaaaaaagGGTGGATTAATTACCATTCCTTTTATCATAG CAAATGAAGCACTGGAGAGTGTGGCGAGCTATGGGCTTTTACCAAATATGACATTTTATCTGATGAGAGAATACAGGATGGACATTACTACAACTCAAAATCTTCTATTTTTCTGGTCAGCTGCTACCAATTTTTTGCCTATTGTTGGAGCTGTTGTTGCTGATTCATATTTAGGTCGGTTCCTCACTATTGGCCTTGGTTCCATCTTCAGTTTCATG GGAACTGTAGTGTTGTGGTTAACAGCAATGATTCCGAGAGCAAGGCCTCCGCCTTGTAATCAATCAGGACAGGCTTGTAAATCTACAACGACATCACAATACATGCTCTTGGTTTTCTCATTTCTGCTCATGTCAATTGGTGCTGGAGGTATAAGATCGTCTTCTTTAGCATTTGGTGCTAACCAGTTAGACAAGGGAGATAATAATCCCAACAAGTATAAGATGATGGAGAGCTTCTTTACCTGGTATTATACTTTATGCGTAGCTTCTGTTTTGATTGCCCTGACGGGCATCGTTTACCTACAAGACAGACTGGGGTGGAAAGTAGGTTTTGGAGTTCCTGCCATCCTCATGTTCTTATCCGCTCTGTCTTTCTACCTTGCCTCTCCATTTTATATCAAGCCAAAGGTTCGCTCAAATGTGTTTGCCAGCTTTATACAAGTAATTGTCGTTGCCTGCAAGAATAGGGAACTACATTACCCCAATCAGAACTCTGATTATCATCACAAGAATGGTTCAGGACATCAAGTGCCAACGGAGAAATTGAGATTCTTAAACAAAGCTTGCATCATTAAAAGACCTGAAGATGTTAAGCCAAATGGAGTTGCAGCCAATCCATGGAACCTTTGCACAGTGGAGCAAGTTGAGGAGCTAAAAGCCCTCATTAGAGTCTTGCCATTGTGGTCAACGGGGATCATGATATCAATAAACATGAGCCAAAGTTCATTCCCTTTATTACAAGCTCAATCCATGGATAGACATCTAACTAAAGGGTTTGAAATTCCAGCAGGATCATTTGGGATGTTTATGATGATTGCATTAACAATTTGGGTTTTTCTCTATGACCGAGTGATGCTTCCATTGGCATCAAAGATAAAAGGAAGACCAGTTCGTCTAAAACCTATAGTCAGAATGGGAATTGGCATATTTGTCTCTTGCATGTCCATGGTAGTCTCTGGTATTATTGAACATGTTCGACGAAGAAAAGCAATCTATCAAGGGCTGTTGAACAACTCGCAGGGTTTGGTGGAGATGTCAGCATTGTGGCTCATAATACCAAACTGTTTAAATGGGATAGCAGAGGCATTCAGCTCGATCGGCTCCACAGAGTTCTATTATTCGGAGTTACCAAGGAGTATGTCAAGTATTGCATCAGCTCTTTTAGGATTGGGAATGGCAGTGGCAAGTCTTTTAGCAAGTGTGATTTTGAGTGCTGCGGATAAGTACACCAAAGGAGAAGGGAAAGAAAGTTGGGTTTCAAGCAATATCAACAAGGGACACTATGAGTATTACTACTGGTTTCTTGCTCTATTGACAGCTTTCAATCTGATTTATTTTGTGGCTTGTTGCTGGCATTATGGAACCTCTGTTGAAGTTGACATCACTATCAAAATGATGGAGCTTAGTGATGATGATGACTGA
- the LOC107015114 gene encoding protein NRT1/ PTR FAMILY 1.2-like isoform X3: protein MTFYLMREYRMDITTTQNLLFFWSAATNFLPIVGAVVADSYLGRFLTIGLGSIFSFMVTVKSTTEAWPMGTVVLWLTAMIPRARPPPCNQSGQACKSTTTSQYMLLVFSFLLMSIGAGGIRSSSLAFGANQLDKGDNNPNKYKMMESFFTWYYTLCVASVLIALTGIVYLQDRLGWKVGFGVPAILMFLSALSFYLASPFYIKPKVRSNVFASFIQVIVVACKNRELHYPNQNSDYHHKNGSGHQVPTEKLRFLNKACIIKRPEDVKPNGVAANPWNLCTVEQVEELKALIRVLPLWSTGIMISINMSQSSFPLLQAQSMDRHLTKGFEIPAGSFGMFMMIALTIWVFLYDRVMLPLASKIKGRPVRLKPIVRMGIGIFVSCMSMVVSGIIEHVRRRKAIYQGLLNNSQGLVEMSALWLIIPNCLNGIAEAFSSIGSTEFYYSELPRSMSSIASALLGLGMAVASLLASVILSAADKYTKGEGKESWVSSNINKGHYEYYYWFLALLTAFNLIYFVACCWHYGTSVEVDITIKMMELSDDDD, encoded by the exons ATGACATTTTATCTGATGAGAGAATACAGGATGGACATTACTACAACTCAAAATCTTCTATTTTTCTGGTCAGCTGCTACCAATTTTTTGCCTATTGTTGGAGCTGTTGTTGCTGATTCATATTTAGGTCGGTTCCTCACTATTGGCCTTGGTTCCATCTTCAGTTTCATG GTCACTGTAAAATCAACCACGGAAGCTTGGCCGATG GGAACTGTAGTGTTGTGGTTAACAGCAATGATTCCGAGAGCAAGGCCTCCGCCTTGTAATCAATCAGGACAGGCTTGTAAATCTACAACGACATCACAATACATGCTCTTGGTTTTCTCATTTCTGCTCATGTCAATTGGTGCTGGAGGTATAAGATCGTCTTCTTTAGCATTTGGTGCTAACCAGTTAGACAAGGGAGATAATAATCCCAACAAGTATAAGATGATGGAGAGCTTCTTTACCTGGTATTATACTTTATGCGTAGCTTCTGTTTTGATTGCCCTGACGGGCATCGTTTACCTACAAGACAGACTGGGGTGGAAAGTAGGTTTTGGAGTTCCTGCCATCCTCATGTTCTTATCCGCTCTGTCTTTCTACCTTGCCTCTCCATTTTATATCAAGCCAAAGGTTCGCTCAAATGTGTTTGCCAGCTTTATACAAGTAATTGTCGTTGCCTGCAAGAATAGGGAACTACATTACCCCAATCAGAACTCTGATTATCATCACAAGAATGGTTCAGGACATCAAGTGCCAACGGAGAAATTGAGATTCTTAAACAAAGCTTGCATCATTAAAAGACCTGAAGATGTTAAGCCAAATGGAGTTGCAGCCAATCCATGGAACCTTTGCACAGTGGAGCAAGTTGAGGAGCTAAAAGCCCTCATTAGAGTCTTGCCATTGTGGTCAACGGGGATCATGATATCAATAAACATGAGCCAAAGTTCATTCCCTTTATTACAAGCTCAATCCATGGATAGACATCTAACTAAAGGGTTTGAAATTCCAGCAGGATCATTTGGGATGTTTATGATGATTGCATTAACAATTTGGGTTTTTCTCTATGACCGAGTGATGCTTCCATTGGCATCAAAGATAAAAGGAAGACCAGTTCGTCTAAAACCTATAGTCAGAATGGGAATTGGCATATTTGTCTCTTGCATGTCCATGGTAGTCTCTGGTATTATTGAACATGTTCGACGAAGAAAAGCAATCTATCAAGGGCTGTTGAACAACTCGCAGGGTTTGGTGGAGATGTCAGCATTGTGGCTCATAATACCAAACTGTTTAAATGGGATAGCAGAGGCATTCAGCTCGATCGGCTCCACAGAGTTCTATTATTCGGAGTTACCAAGGAGTATGTCAAGTATTGCATCAGCTCTTTTAGGATTGGGAATGGCAGTGGCAAGTCTTTTAGCAAGTGTGATTTTGAGTGCTGCGGATAAGTACACCAAAGGAGAAGGGAAAGAAAGTTGGGTTTCAAGCAATATCAACAAGGGACACTATGAGTATTACTACTGGTTTCTTGCTCTATTGACAGCTTTCAATCTGATTTATTTTGTGGCTTGTTGCTGGCATTATGGAACCTCTGTTGAAGTTGACATCACTATCAAAATGATGGAGCTTAGTGATGATGATGACTGA
- the LOC107015115 gene encoding protein NRT1/ PTR FAMILY 1.2-like translates to MEQEMEEFLPLNQGSKMEDSERQTYSHSSLIPIKSRKKGGLMTMPFIIANEALENVASYGLLPNMTFYLMREYRMDITATQNLLFFWSAATNFLPIVGAVVADSYLGRFLTIGLGSIFSFMGTAVLWLTAMIPKARPPPCNQLGQTCKSTTTSQYMLLVFSFLLMSIGAGGIRPCSLAFGANQFDKGDNNSHKRTVLESFFAWYYTSSIVSVLIALTGIVYLQDRLGWKIGFGVPAILMFLSALFFFLASPFYIKPKVRSNVFASFIQVLVVACKNRKLRYPNQNSDYHHKSGSGPQAPSDKLRFLNKACIIKSPEDVKLNGGAANPWNLCTVEQVEELKALIRVMPLWSTGIMISINLSQSSFPLLQAQSMNRHLSKGFQIPAGSFGMFMMIALTIWVFLYDRVMLPLASKIKGRSVRLKPIVRMGIGIFISCMSMVVSGIVEHVRRRKAINQGLLNNSQGLVEMSALWLIIPNSLNGIAEAFSAIGSTEFYYSELPKSMSSIASALLGLGMAVASLLASVILSAVDKYTKGEGTESWVSSNINKGHYEYYYWLLAVLTAFNLLYFVACCRQYGPSADVDITKRMMGLSDDDDHLP, encoded by the exons ATGGAGCAAGAAATGGAGGAGTTTCTTCCTTTAAATCAAGGATCTAAAATGGAGGATTCAGAGAGGCAAACTTATTCACATTCTTCTCTGATTCCAATTAAAAGTAGAAAGAAGGGTGGACTTATGACTATGCCTTTTATCATAG CAAATGAGGCACTGGAGAATGTGGCGAGCTATGGGCTTTTACCAAATATGACATTTTATCTGATGAGAGAATACAGGATGGACATTACTGCAACTCAAAATCTTCTATTTTTCTGGTCAGCTGCTACCAATTTTTTGCCTATTGTTGGAGCTGTTGTTGCTGATTCATATTTAGGTCGGTTCCTCACTATTGGCCTTGGTTCCATCTTCAGTTTCATG GGAACAGCAGTGTTGTGGTTAACAGCTATGATTCCGAAAGCAAGGCCTCCGCCTTGCAATCAATTGGGACAGACTTGTAAATCTACAACGACATCACAATACATGCTCTTGGTTTTCTCGTTTCTGCTCATGTCAATTGGTGCAGGAGGTATAAGACCGTGTTCTTTAGCCTTTGGTGCTAACCAGTTTGACAAGGGAGATAATAATTCCCACAAGCGTACGGTTTTGGAGAGCTTCTTTGCCTGGTATTATACTTCATCCATAGTCTCTGTTCTGATTGCCCTGACAGGTATTGTTTACCTTCAAGACAGACTCGGGTGGAAAATAGGTTTTGGAGTTCCTGCAATCCTCATGTTCTTATCCGCGCTGTTTTTCTTCCTTGCTTCTCCGTTTTATATCAAGCCAAAGGTTCGCTCGAACGTCTTTGCCAGCTTTATACAAGTACTTGTCGTTGCCTGCAAGAATAGGAAACTCCGTTACCCCAATCAGAACTCTGATTACCATCACAAGAGTGGTTCAGGACCTCAAGCGCCATCGGATAAATTGAGATTCTTAAACAAAGCTTGCATCATTAAAAGCCCTGAAGATGTTAAGCTAAATGGAGGTGCAGCTAATCCATGGAACCTTTGCACAGTGGAGCAAGTTGAGGAGCTAAAAGCCCTCATTAGAGTCATGCCATTGTGGTCGACGGGGATCATGATATCAATAAACTTGAGCCAAAGTTCATTCCCTCTACTACAAGCTCAATCCATGAATAGGCATCTAAGTAAAGGATTCCAAATTCCAGCAGGGTCATTTGGGATGTTTATGATGATTGCGTTAACAATTTGGGTTTTTCTGTATGACCGAGTGATGCTTCCATTGGCATCGAAGATCAAAGGAAGATCAGTTCGTCTAAAACCAATAGTCAGAATGGGAATTGGCATATTCATCTCTTGCATGTCAATGGTAGTCTCTGGAATTGTCGAACATGTTCGACGAAGAAAAGCAATCAATCAAGGGCTCTTGAACAATTCACAGGGGTTGGTGGAGATGTCGGCATTGTGGCTCATAATACCAAACAGTTTAAACGGGATAGCAGAGGCATTCAGTGCGATCGGTTCCACAGAGTTCTATTATTCGGAGCTCCCAAAGAGTATGTCAAGCATTGCATCTGCTCTTTTAGGACTGGGAATGGCAGTGGCAAGTCTTTTAGCAAGTGTGATTTTGAGTGCTGTGGATAAGTACACCAAAGGAGAAGGAACAGAAAGTTGGGTTTCAAGCAATATCAACAAGGGACACTATGAGTATTACTACTGGCTTCTTGCTGTATTGACAGCTTTTAATCTGCTTTATTTTGTGGCTTGTTGCCGGCAATATGGACCTTCTGCTGATGTTGACATCACTAAGAGAATGATGGGGCttagtgatgatgatgatcatcTGCCATAG
- the LOC107013976 gene encoding protein PLANT CADMIUM RESISTANCE 8-like, whose protein sequence is MGRVDSSNETENPQPVGGVPNPSYQGAYAPTLTGTPWSTGLFDCHLDQTNAAMTALFPCVTFGQIAEVQDAGEMTCPLGSFMYLLMMPAVCSQWIMGSKYRTKLRQRYNLVEAPYSDVVSHIFCPFCSLCQEFRELRIRGLDPALGWNGIVAQQQYGNQQMNQAPSVQSMYK, encoded by the exons ATGGGAAGAGTTGATTCCTCTAATGAAACTGAAAATCCTCAGCCAGTCGGCGGTGTGCCAAATCCTTCATACCAAGGAGCATATGCACCAACACTAACAGGAACTCCATGGAGCACTGGCTTATTTGATTGTCATTTGGACCAAACTAATG CTGCCATGACAGCGTTGTTTCCTTGTGTGACGTTTGGACAGATAGCTGAAGTTCAAGATGCAGGAGAAATGA CTTGTCCATTGGGGTCTTTTATGTATCTCTTGATGATGCCTGCTGTTTGCTCTCAATGGATCATGGGCTCCAAGTACAGAACAAAGTTGAGGCAGAGGTACAATCTGGTGGAAGCTCCCTATTCAGATGTAGTTTCTCACATCTTTTGTCCATTTTGTTCACTTTGTCAAGAGTTCAGAGAGCTTCGTATTAGGGGACTCGATCCAGCTCTTG GTTGGAATGGCATTGTTGCTCAGCAGCAATATGGAAACCAGCAAATGAATCAAGCTCCCTCAGTACAATCCATGTACAAGTAA
- the LOC107012690 gene encoding cytochrome c-type biogenesis CcmH-like mitochondrial protein, protein MGEAFQALLPTKVELKLKCKEESNISYGQYFCIEEKANDYKLIRDEIKAGKSDKEIYTKLEDDFGETVLYAPKFDMQTAAIWLSPLLVAGAAGGLWAYKKHRQKTNVHIMALNLVRGIPLTPKEKETMLDVLTPPPGGTSSLSWWKRLLQQ, encoded by the exons ATGGGCGAGGCCTTCCAGGCTCTTCTTCCCACGAAAGTGGAATTGAAGCTGAAGT GTAAAGAGGAGAGTAACATCAGCTATGGCCAATATTTTTGTATAGAGGAGAAGGCCAATGACTACAAA CTAATTCGAGATGAAATTAAAGCTGGGAAGTCTGACAAGGAGATCTATACAAAGCTTGAAGATGATTTTGGTGAAACTGTACTTTATGccccaaaatttgatatgcagACGGCTGCTATATGGCTCTCTCCG CTACTAGTTGCTGGTGCTGCTGGAGGTTTGTGGGCTTACAAGAAGCACAGACAGAAGACCAATGTGCACATTATGGCTTTGAATCTCGTTCGAGGAATTCCCTTAACCCCAAAGGAGAAAGAAACCATGCTCGATGTCCTCACGCCACCTCCTGGAGGAACTTCTTCCTTGAGTTGGTGGAAAAGATTGCTTCAGCAATGA